From Scleropages formosus chromosome 25, fSclFor1.1, whole genome shotgun sequence, a single genomic window includes:
- the LOC114909461 gene encoding neurturin-like, translating into MRLWKWSAAALALCGTVLLDVLTRSAVPTGPRLPRSWPSTAPRPQPPPLSSSSRPKGFARRRTTRTPGSIQSILAEFSSVFQSFTEGELQHVIAALVDRKAARDAQRDPQGRRTRRARGEGRGSCSLREAVVSVTELGLGYDSDETLLFRYCSGRCAARRRNYDVSLEHMKRAGLLKGGRRNKVRRGPCCRPIAYDDDVSFLDNNHRYYTIHEVSARACACV; encoded by the exons ATGAGGCTATGGAAGTGGAGCGCCGCGGCCCTCGCCCTCTGTGGGACCGTGCTGCTCGACGTCCTCACCAGGAGCGCGGTTCCCACGGGTCCCCGACTGCCCCGCTCCTGGCCTTCGACCGCACCGCGACCACAACCGCCACCGTTGTCTTCTTCCTCTCGGCCAAAGGGATTTGCGCGTCGTCGGACGACAAGGACGCCGGGCAGCATACAGTCCATCCTGGCCGAAT TCTCCTCCGTGTTCCAGAGCTTCACTGAGGGGGAGCTGCAGCACGTCATCGCCGCCCTAGTGGACAGGAAGGCAGCACGCGACGCTCAGCGCGACCCCCAGGGACGCAGGACGAGACGGGCGCGCGGCGAGGGTCGCGGGAGCTGCTCGCTGCGGGAGGCCGTGGTGAGCGTCACTGAACTGGGCCTGGGCTACGACAGCGACGAGACGCTGCTCTTCCGCTACTGCAGCGGGCGCTGCGCCGCGCGCCGCCGCAACTACGACGTGTCCCTGGAGCACATGAAGAGGGCGGGGCTCCTCAAAGGCGGCCGCCGGAACAAGGTGCGACGGGGCCCCTGCTGCCGGCCAATCGCCTACGACGACGACGTCTCCTTCCTGGACAACAACCACCGCTACTACACGATCCACGAGGTGTCGGCCCGCGCGTGCGCCTGCGTGTAG
- the LOC108921583 gene encoding C-C motif chemokine 20-like: protein MRFCALIFLLLLAFLCLALAQGSYEDCCLKYVKRMKKLNGRMVLSYKRQLVDGGCNIPAIVFVLKKQKQLCADPKQPWVQNIVATVDKRLNGAKHSDAQRKSR, encoded by the exons ATGCGCTTCTGCgccctcatcttcctcctgctgctggccTTCCTCTGCCTCGCCTTGGCTCAAG GGTCATACGAGGACTGCTGCCTGAAGTATGTGAAGCGGATGAAGAAGCTCAACGGGAGGATGGTGCTCAGCTACAAGAGGCAGCTGGTCGACGGAGGCTGCAACATTCCTGCCATCGT GTTCGTGCTGAAGAAGCAGAAGCAATTATGCGCCGACCCGAAGCAGCCCTGGGTGCAAAACATCGTGGCCACAGTGGACAAGAGGCTCAACGGCGCAAAG CACTCAGACGCTCAGAGGAAGAGCCGCTAA
- the LOC108921758 gene encoding ran-binding protein 3-like isoform X2 has protein sequence MADLANEEKPAIAPPVFVFQKDKAQKRSADGSSAEDGEDSDKEECGYCPPVKRERTSSLTQFPPSHSVPKNNVFMPSSFCQSPSGNSDSEPEEKSVGFRLKPPTLIHGQAPSAGVPSQRPKEMQRSVLRPALLQAPPPKAFVPCITEPGSGTNGLSVSSEGTSEVPPASENDAGKVDGVSVEAVKPMGSEKPEGAGGEKGPSVESTFVFGQNIRDRVKMDASSRPSDAAEPKDAPLASEAPSVGTNYFLQYIGTPSSQNAAADADGGAKFVFGQNMSERVLSPPKGGNLSVDNGKDAVAAPAPEAPQQEASPEKGGAVVESLEESAAAYTKATAKRCLLEKVEVITGEESESNVLQIQCKLFVFDKISQSWVERGRGLLRLNDMASTDDGTLQSRLVMRTQGSLRLILNTKLWPQMQVDKASEKSIRITAMDTEDQGVKVFLISASSKDTGQLFAALHHRILALRSRAEQESEARPADPEPQLPQSNEEDSEEEEEEEDVVIAPTLGATGASEGNEAPASGST, from the exons ATGGCGGACCTGGCGAACGAAG AGAAACCCGCTATAGCGCCAccagtgtttgtgttccagaaggACAAAGCGCAGAAG AGATCGGCTGACGGTTCGAGCGCGGAGGACGGTGAAG ACTCCGATAAAGAGGAGTGCGGCTACTGCCCCCCGGTGAAGAGGGAGCGCACGTCCTCCCTGACGCAGTTCCCCCCGTCGCATTCGG TGCCCAAGAACAATGTGTTCATGCCCTCCAGCTTCTGCCAGTCTCCAAGCGGGAACTCGGACTCGGAACCTG AGGAGAAGAGCGTCGGTTTTCGTCTGAAGCCCCCAACGCTGATCCATGGGCAGGCCCCCAGCGCAG gtgtccCGAGCCAGAGGCCCAAAGAGATGCAGCGCAGTGTACTGCGGCCCGCCCTGCTCCAGGCCCCTCCCCCCAAGGCCTTCGTACCGTGCA TTACAGAGCCGGGCAGCGGGACCAACGGTCTGAGCGTGTCCTCCGAAGGGACGTCCGAGGTCCCGCCCGCATCTGAGAATGATGCCGGCAAGGTGGACGGTGTTTCTGTGGAAGCAGTCAAGCCGATG GGGAGCGAGAAGCCGGAGGGGGCGGGCGGCGAGAAGGGCCCTTCTGTGGAGTCCACGTTTGTGTTTGGACAGAACATCCGAGACAGGGTGAAG ATGGATGCGAGCAGTCGGCCGTCAGACGCCGCGGAACCTAAAGACGCTCCTTTGGCCTCGGAAGCTCCGTCCGTCGGCACTAACTACTTTCTGCAGTACATCGGCACACCCAG CTCCCAGAATGCTGCAGCCGACGCGGACGGCGGGGCGAAGTTTGTCTTCGGCCAGAACATGTCGGAGCGCGTGCTG AGCCCCCCAAAAGGTGGCAATTTGTCAGTGGACAACGGGAAGGATGCGGTGGCTGCCCCTGCGCCCGAAGCGCCCCAGCAGGAGGCATCTCCTGAGAAGG GTGGCGCCGTCGTTGAGAGTCTGGAGGAATCGGCAGCAGCCTACACCAAAGCCACTGCCAAAAGGTGCCtgctggagaaggtggaggTCATCACTGGGGAGGAGTCAGAGAGTAATGTGTTACAG ATCCAGTGCAAACTGTTTGTGTTCGACAAAATCTCCCAGTCGTGGGTGGAACGTGGCCGCGGCCTCCTGCGCCTCAACGACATGGCGTCCACTGACGATGGAACACTTCAGTCCAGATTAG TGATGCGAACCCAGGGCAGCCTGCGGCTCATCCTCAACACCAAGCTGTGGCCGCAGATGCAGGTGGACAAGGCCAGCGAGAAGAGCATCCGCATCACTGCCATGGACACCGAGGACCAGGGCGTTAAGGTTTTCCTCATATCG GCGAGCTCCAAGGACACAGGGCAGCTGTTTGCCgctctgcaccaccgcatcctgGCGCTGCGCAGCCGGGCCGAGCAGGAGAGCGAGGCGCGGCCGGCTGACCCCGAGCCCCAGTTACCGCAGTCCAACGAGGAGGACagcgaagaggaggaggaggaggaggacgtgGTCATTGCCCCCACGCTGGGAGCCACAG GTGCCTCGGAGGGCAACGAAGCCCCGGCGTCTGGCAGCACATAG
- the LOC108921758 gene encoding ran-binding protein 3-like isoform X1 codes for MADLANEEKPAIAPPVFVFQKDKAQKRSADGSSAEDGEDSDKEECGYCPPVKRERTSSLTQFPPSHSVPKNNVFMPSSFCQSPSGNSDSEPEEKSVGFRLKPPTLIHGQAPSAGVPSQRPKEMQRSVLRPALLQAPPPKAFVPCITEPGSGTNGLSVSSEGTSEVPPASENDAGKVDGVSVEAVKPMGSEKPEGAGGEKGPSVESTFVFGQNIRDRVKMDASSRPSDAAEPKDAPLASEAPSVGTNYFLQYIGTPSSQNAAADADGGAKFVFGQNMSERVLSPPKGGNLSVDNGKDAVAAPAPEAPQQEASPEKAGGAVVESLEESAAAYTKATAKRCLLEKVEVITGEESESNVLQIQCKLFVFDKISQSWVERGRGLLRLNDMASTDDGTLQSRLVMRTQGSLRLILNTKLWPQMQVDKASEKSIRITAMDTEDQGVKVFLISASSKDTGQLFAALHHRILALRSRAEQESEARPADPEPQLPQSNEEDSEEEEEEEDVVIAPTLGATGASEGNEAPASGST; via the exons ATGGCGGACCTGGCGAACGAAG AGAAACCCGCTATAGCGCCAccagtgtttgtgttccagaaggACAAAGCGCAGAAG AGATCGGCTGACGGTTCGAGCGCGGAGGACGGTGAAG ACTCCGATAAAGAGGAGTGCGGCTACTGCCCCCCGGTGAAGAGGGAGCGCACGTCCTCCCTGACGCAGTTCCCCCCGTCGCATTCGG TGCCCAAGAACAATGTGTTCATGCCCTCCAGCTTCTGCCAGTCTCCAAGCGGGAACTCGGACTCGGAACCTG AGGAGAAGAGCGTCGGTTTTCGTCTGAAGCCCCCAACGCTGATCCATGGGCAGGCCCCCAGCGCAG gtgtccCGAGCCAGAGGCCCAAAGAGATGCAGCGCAGTGTACTGCGGCCCGCCCTGCTCCAGGCCCCTCCCCCCAAGGCCTTCGTACCGTGCA TTACAGAGCCGGGCAGCGGGACCAACGGTCTGAGCGTGTCCTCCGAAGGGACGTCCGAGGTCCCGCCCGCATCTGAGAATGATGCCGGCAAGGTGGACGGTGTTTCTGTGGAAGCAGTCAAGCCGATG GGGAGCGAGAAGCCGGAGGGGGCGGGCGGCGAGAAGGGCCCTTCTGTGGAGTCCACGTTTGTGTTTGGACAGAACATCCGAGACAGGGTGAAG ATGGATGCGAGCAGTCGGCCGTCAGACGCCGCGGAACCTAAAGACGCTCCTTTGGCCTCGGAAGCTCCGTCCGTCGGCACTAACTACTTTCTGCAGTACATCGGCACACCCAG CTCCCAGAATGCTGCAGCCGACGCGGACGGCGGGGCGAAGTTTGTCTTCGGCCAGAACATGTCGGAGCGCGTGCTG AGCCCCCCAAAAGGTGGCAATTTGTCAGTGGACAACGGGAAGGATGCGGTGGCTGCCCCTGCGCCCGAAGCGCCCCAGCAGGAGGCATCTCCTGAGAAGG CAGGTGGCGCCGTCGTTGAGAGTCTGGAGGAATCGGCAGCAGCCTACACCAAAGCCACTGCCAAAAGGTGCCtgctggagaaggtggaggTCATCACTGGGGAGGAGTCAGAGAGTAATGTGTTACAG ATCCAGTGCAAACTGTTTGTGTTCGACAAAATCTCCCAGTCGTGGGTGGAACGTGGCCGCGGCCTCCTGCGCCTCAACGACATGGCGTCCACTGACGATGGAACACTTCAGTCCAGATTAG TGATGCGAACCCAGGGCAGCCTGCGGCTCATCCTCAACACCAAGCTGTGGCCGCAGATGCAGGTGGACAAGGCCAGCGAGAAGAGCATCCGCATCACTGCCATGGACACCGAGGACCAGGGCGTTAAGGTTTTCCTCATATCG GCGAGCTCCAAGGACACAGGGCAGCTGTTTGCCgctctgcaccaccgcatcctgGCGCTGCGCAGCCGGGCCGAGCAGGAGAGCGAGGCGCGGCCGGCTGACCCCGAGCCCCAGTTACCGCAGTCCAACGAGGAGGACagcgaagaggaggaggaggaggaggacgtgGTCATTGCCCCCACGCTGGGAGCCACAG GTGCCTCGGAGGGCAACGAAGCCCCGGCGTCTGGCAGCACATAG